Within Streptomyces antibioticus, the genomic segment CTCGGCCACGAGTTCGTCAACGACCTCGGCCAGCGCGAGCCCGGCCTCGGTCTGCTCGACGTCACCACGACCCGCGGCGAGGGCGAGCGGTGCGTCGGTGACGTGCTGGCGGACATCGACCCGCGGCTCGGGCTGCCGCAGCTCACCGGCTTCGAGAACCACCAGGGCATCACCCACCTCGGCCCGACCGCCCGGCCGTTCGCCCGCGTCCAGATCGGCAAGGGCAACGGCACCGGCGACGGCACCGAAGGGGCGTACAACGACACGGTGTTCGGCACCTACATGCACGGCCCGGTGCTGGCCCGCAACCCGCTCATCGCGGACCTGCTGCTGAAGCTGGCGCTCGACGTGAACGCGCTCCCGCCGACCGACGACCGCTGGTACGACGCCCTCCGCAACGAGCGGATCGCGGCCGCCCAGCAGCCCGCCTAGGACACCGTGCCCATCTGTGTGTTCACCCGATGTTCGGGGTGCCGTCGGCAGCCCGTCTGACAGGGCATCCGCACAGGTGAGCGGGCACGTCCAGCAGGCGGACGCGTGCTTCGGCCCCGCCCCCCGATGCCGCTAGGGTGGCGGGGTCTCGAACCGGACGGCGTGGTCCGGTTCCGGCCCACGTGGAGAAGGTTGTTTCGGGCTATGCGCATTGGTGTCCTCACGTCCGGCGGCGACTGCCCCGGCCTGAACGCCGTCATCCGGTCCGTCGTGCACCGTGCCGTCGCCGACCACGGCGACGAGGTCATCGGCTTCCGGGACGGCTGGAAGGGCCTCCTGGAGTGCGACTACCTCAAGCTCGACCTCGACGCGGTGGGCGGCATCCTCGCCCGCGGCGGCACGATCCTCGGCTCCTCCCGCGTCCAGCCCTCGCATCTGCGCGACGGTGTGGAGCGGGCCAAGGGCCATGTCCGGGAACTCGGTCTCGACGCGATCATCCCGATCGGCGGTGAGGGCACCCTCAAGGCCGCCCGGCTGATGTCCGACAGCGGTCTGCCGATCGTCGGCGTGCCGAAGACCATCGACAACGACATCGCCGTCACCGACGTCACCTTCGGCTTCGACACCGCCGTCGGGGTGGCGACCGACGCCCTCGACCGGCTGAAGACCACCGCCGAGTCCCACCAGCGGGTCCTGGTCGTCGAGGTCATGGGGCGGCACACCGGCTGGATAGCGCTCCAGTCCGGCATGGCGGCGGGCGCGCACGCGATCGTCGTACCGGAACGCCCCTTCGACATCGAGGAGCTGGCCCGGCGGGTCGGCGAGCGGTTCGAGGCGGGCAAGCGGTTCGCGATCGTCGTCGCGGCGGAGGGCGCCAAGCCGCGGCCGGGCACCATGGACTTCGACGAGGGCGGCAAGGACGTCTACGGCCACGAGCGGTTCGCCGGCATCGCCCGGCAGCTCTCCGTCGAGCTGGAGACCCGGCTCGGCAAGGAGGCCCGGCCGGTCATCCTCGGGCACGTCCAGCGCGGCGGCACCCCGACCGCCTACGACCGGGTGCTCGCCACCCGCTTCGGATGGCACGCGGTGGAGGCGGCGCACCGCGGCGACTTCGGGAAGATGACGGCGCTGCGGGGCACCGACATCGTGATGGTGCCGCTGGCCGAGGCCGTGGAGACCCTGAAGACCGTGCCCGCCGACCGCTACGCCGAGGCGCAGACCGTCCTGTAGGACGAGCCGCGTCCGACCCGCGTCCTCGACCGCCCCCGGTGACAGCAGTCGCCGGGGGCGGTTCTAGTCTGGGGGCCGCAGGAAACGCACATCCCCCCACGAATCAGGAGCCGACGGAGATGGATCACGGCGGGCACGGCATGACCATGGATCTGCCGCCGTTCACGCTGGCGCGGGGTCTTCAGTGGTCACCGGACCCGTTCTTCCTCGTCGCCTGTCTGCTGGGGCTCGGGCTCTACGCGTGGGGCGTGGTCCGGCTGCGGCGCCGGGGCGACACCTGGCCGATGGGACGGACGGTGTCGTACGCCGTCGGGGTGCTGACCATCGCGCTGGTGATGTGCACCGGACTCAACGACTACGGCATGGTCATGTTCAGCGTGCACATGGTGCAGCACATGGTGATCAGCATGCTGTCGCCCATCCTCGTCCTGCTGGGCGCGCCGGTCACGCTCGCGCTGCGCGCGCTGCCGGCGGCGGGCCGCGGCCGCAAGGGGCCGCGCGAGCTGCTGCTGGCGCTGCTGCACAGCCAGTACATGCGGATCGTCACGCACCCGGCGTTCACGATCCCGATGTTCATCGCCTCGCTCTACGCGCTGTACTTCACGCCCCTCTTCGACACCCTGATGGGCTCCCAGGTGGGGCACATCGCGATGATGGTGCACTTCCTCGCGGTCGGCGTGGTGTTCTTCTGGCCGATCATCGGAGTGGACCCGGGCCCGCACCGGCCGGGGTATCTGATGCGGATGCTGGAGCTGTTCGCGGGCATGCCGTTCCACGCGTTCTTCGGCATCGCGTTGATGATGGCGTCCGAGCCGATGGTCGAGACGTTCGAGCACCCGCCCTCCTCGCTGGGCATCGACGCGCTGTCCGACCAGACCTGGGCGGGCGGCATCGCCTGGGCGTTCAGCGAGGTCCCCTCGGTGCTGGTGCTGATCGCCCTGCTCTTCCAGTGGTACGGCTCCGAGCAGCGGCAGGCCAAGCGCAAGGACCGGGCCGCGGACCGGGACGGGGACCGGGAGCTGGAGGCATACAACGCCTATCTTGCGTCACTCGACGCACGCGGACGCTGATCCCGGGGCACCATGGAGGTGGACCCGTCCTGCGGAGGGCGGGCCTACAGGAGGGTGTCACGATGGCCGGTTCCACGGACAGCTCCACGAAGACCATGGGCGCGCTCACGCTCGGCGGACTCGTCGTCGTGACCGCCTACTCGGTGGCGCTCGGCAGCAACGGCTGGCTGTGGTTCGGCTGGGTCGTGCTCGGGCTGATCACCCTCGCACTGATCGTGACCAAGACCGGCTGACCGCCCGCCCGCCTCACCCCGGGGTGAGGCGGGCCGCCGAGTGGACGCCCGGCTGGTACTTCGGCAGCCGGGCGGTGATCTTCATGCCCGCGCCCACGGCCGTCTCGATGACCAGGCCGTAGTCGTCGCCGTACACCTGACGCAGCCGGTCGTCCACGTTGGACAGGCCGATGCCGCCGGAGGGGCTGGCCTCGCCGGCCAGCAGGCCGCGCAGCAGGACGGGGTCCATGCCCGCGCCGTCGTCCTCGATGACGACCAGGGCCTCGGCGCCCGCGTCCTGGGCGGTGATCTGGATGTGGCAGGTGCCCGCCTTGCCCTCCAGACCGTGTTTGACGGCGTTCTCCACCAGCGGCTGGAGGCAGAGGAAGGGCAGCGCGACCGGGAGGACCTCCGGGGCGATCTGGAGGGTGACGGCGAGCCGGTCGCCGAAGCGGGCCCGCACCAGCGCCAGATAGTGGTCGATGGCGTGCAGTTCGTCGGCGAGGGTGGTGAAGTCGCCGTGCCGGCGGAACGAGTAGCGGGTGAAGTCGGCGAACTCCAGCAGCAGCTCGCGGGCGCGCTCGGGGTCGGTGCGCACGAAGGACGCGATCACCGCGAGCGAGTTGAAGATGAAGTGCGGGGAGATCTGGGCGCGCAGGGCCTTGATCTCGGCCTCGATCAGCCGGGTGCGGGACCGGTCGAGGTCGGCCAGCTCCAACTGGACGCTCACCCAGCGGGCCACCTCGCCCGCGGCGCGGACCAGGACGGCGGACTCGCGGGGCGCGCAGGCGACGAGCGCGCCGTGCACCCGGTCGTCGACGGTGAGCGGCGCGACCACCGCCCAGCGGGCCGGGCAGTCGGCGTGGTCGCAGTCGAGCGGGAACGCCTCGCCGCGGCCGCTGTCCAGGGGCCCTGCCAGCCGTTCCATGATCTCGGCGCGGTGGTGGGCGCCCACGCCGTCCCAGACCAGCACCCGCGTGCGGTCGGTGAGACAGAGCGCGTCCGTGCCGAGCAGCGTGCGCAGCCGTCGCGCGGACCGCCGGGCCGTCTCCTCGGTCAGCCCGGCCCGCAGCGGGGGCGCGGCGAGCGAGGCCGTGTGCAGGGTCTGAAAGGTGGCGTGCTCGACGGGCGTCCCGAGACCGCCCAGACTCTCGGGCCGCGCGGTCCTGCGCCCCAGCCAGAACCCGAGGGCGAGCACGGGCAGGATCGCTATGCAGACACCGGCGAGAAAGCCGCTCATGGGGTGGCCTCCCGGGGGTGGGGAGCGGTGGCCGGGGTTCTCGACGCCATGGCCTCCGTCGTCTTCGCCCCCGCCGCTCGCAGTTCCTCGGGGCCCAGTTCCTCGGGGAGGTGGAAGCGGGCCAGGATCGCCGCCGTGCCGGGCGGGACGCGGCTCGGGGTGGCCAGGGAGACCAGGATCATGGTGAGGAAGGCCAGGGGGACCGTCCACAGGGCCGGCCAGGCGAGGAGGGCGTGCAGGGTTCCGGTGACCGGCAGGCCCGCCATCGTGGCGGCGACGGCCAGGAAGGCGGAGCCGCCGCCCACCAGCATCCCGGCGGCCGCGGCGGGCGGGGTGAGGCGGCGCCACCAGATGCCGAGGACGAGCAGGGGGCAGAACGAGGACGCCGACACCGCGAAGGCCAGCCCCACCG encodes:
- a CDS encoding 6-phosphofructokinase; protein product: MRIGVLTSGGDCPGLNAVIRSVVHRAVADHGDEVIGFRDGWKGLLECDYLKLDLDAVGGILARGGTILGSSRVQPSHLRDGVERAKGHVRELGLDAIIPIGGEGTLKAARLMSDSGLPIVGVPKTIDNDIAVTDVTFGFDTAVGVATDALDRLKTTAESHQRVLVVEVMGRHTGWIALQSGMAAGAHAIVVPERPFDIEELARRVGERFEAGKRFAIVVAAEGAKPRPGTMDFDEGGKDVYGHERFAGIARQLSVELETRLGKEARPVILGHVQRGGTPTAYDRVLATRFGWHAVEAAHRGDFGKMTALRGTDIVMVPLAEAVETLKTVPADRYAEAQTVL
- a CDS encoding type 1 glutamine amidotransferase — its product is MSDNQLRIVWVYPDLLSTYGDQGNVLVVERRARQRGLDVARLDVRSDQPIPTSGDIYLIGGGEDRPQRLAAERLRRDAHLYQAVQNGAIVFAVCAGYQILGHEFVNDLGQREPGLGLLDVTTTRGEGERCVGDVLADIDPRLGLPQLTGFENHQGITHLGPTARPFARVQIGKGNGTGDGTEGAYNDTVFGTYMHGPVLARNPLIADLLLKLALDVNALPPTDDRWYDALRNERIAAAQQPA
- a CDS encoding cytochrome c oxidase assembly protein, translating into MDHGGHGMTMDLPPFTLARGLQWSPDPFFLVACLLGLGLYAWGVVRLRRRGDTWPMGRTVSYAVGVLTIALVMCTGLNDYGMVMFSVHMVQHMVISMLSPILVLLGAPVTLALRALPAAGRGRKGPRELLLALLHSQYMRIVTHPAFTIPMFIASLYALYFTPLFDTLMGSQVGHIAMMVHFLAVGVVFFWPIIGVDPGPHRPGYLMRMLELFAGMPFHAFFGIALMMASEPMVETFEHPPSSLGIDALSDQTWAGGIAWAFSEVPSVLVLIALLFQWYGSEQRQAKRKDRAADRDGDRELEAYNAYLASLDARGR
- a CDS encoding sensor histidine kinase; its protein translation is MSGFLAGVCIAILPVLALGFWLGRRTARPESLGGLGTPVEHATFQTLHTASLAAPPLRAGLTEETARRSARRLRTLLGTDALCLTDRTRVLVWDGVGAHHRAEIMERLAGPLDSGRGEAFPLDCDHADCPARWAVVAPLTVDDRVHGALVACAPRESAVLVRAAGEVARWVSVQLELADLDRSRTRLIEAEIKALRAQISPHFIFNSLAVIASFVRTDPERARELLLEFADFTRYSFRRHGDFTTLADELHAIDHYLALVRARFGDRLAVTLQIAPEVLPVALPFLCLQPLVENAVKHGLEGKAGTCHIQITAQDAGAEALVVIEDDGAGMDPVLLRGLLAGEASPSGGIGLSNVDDRLRQVYGDDYGLVIETAVGAGMKITARLPKYQPGVHSAARLTPG